A section of the Deltaproteobacteria bacterium genome encodes:
- a CDS encoding TonB-dependent receptor → MRIARVLFIIFLFITSFPLSAIGKDVSEEMLLFFEEKELIIETPARHKQKAKESPSSISVITEDNIKKLPARNLAEILETVVGYDVTYNGNVRRSNIAARGLLDTSLTKRVLFLVDGRPANRVGDGIFDIGFETPVNNIERIEIIRGPGSALYGANAFSGVVNIITKPPKEKGSGDIAATYGTGEAKGYDINFNRPIGNIGLYLTASGLHFDNEGIWNENEQVNRESIGLKAVYKDLTLSFGYNDNDKGLPQKGRYAYKDFVSENLAWFLYGDYKFEPAKNLNLDFNLYLNTSDNKLLYSDKVQSAVNQDQLRDERRIGGEVLANYEISDKFTILSGIAARHERFEYNLDLGADERHSTSKAIFLQIEGKIEKGIVTIGTRYDVHSIYGGHTSPRLSFLYNPMDDARLRFAYGNAYRPPEFLEMYGYRGSTRIGNEDLTPEKVNSYEAGIGYTFSKYMDADITMFYNDIEDIIVFNSGTSKYQNSSGTGSTRGIEVELKSRPVKSIHLFANYTFQETHNDYTEDRFAYAPKHKFNLGLTGEYGSSVLTLTAGYKGSRKDTFGNDLEDYMVINGKYIYSIKKNIDLSIIARNIFDKRYVVEGHDPQYTTGINARAYIYEGVSVWLGLRYQF, encoded by the coding sequence ATGAGGATAGCAAGGGTTTTATTCATCATATTTTTATTTATAACATCATTTCCCCTTTCTGCAATTGGAAAAGATGTGTCAGAGGAGATGCTTTTATTTTTTGAGGAAAAGGAACTGATTATTGAAACCCCTGCAAGGCATAAGCAAAAGGCAAAAGAATCCCCATCCAGTATATCAGTTATCACAGAGGATAATATAAAAAAACTCCCTGCCAGAAACCTTGCAGAGATTCTGGAAACAGTAGTCGGCTATGATGTTACTTATAATGGTAATGTCAGGAGGTCAAATATTGCAGCCAGAGGGCTTTTGGATACATCACTCACCAAGAGGGTGCTTTTTCTCGTAGATGGAAGACCTGCGAACAGGGTTGGCGATGGAATCTTTGATATCGGATTTGAAACACCTGTTAATAACATAGAAAGGATTGAAATCATACGGGGACCGGGTTCAGCCTTGTATGGAGCAAATGCCTTCAGCGGTGTGGTGAATATAATTACCAAACCTCCAAAAGAAAAGGGTTCAGGGGATATTGCGGCAACATACGGGACAGGCGAGGCAAAAGGCTATGACATAAACTTCAATAGACCCATAGGGAATATTGGACTTTACTTAACAGCAAGCGGACTGCATTTTGACAATGAAGGGATATGGAATGAAAATGAGCAGGTTAACAGGGAGAGCATTGGTTTAAAGGCTGTGTATAAGGATTTGACCTTATCCTTTGGCTATAATGACAATGACAAAGGGCTTCCGCAAAAAGGCAGATATGCATACAAAGATTTTGTTAGCGAAAACCTTGCATGGTTTTTATATGGTGATTACAAATTTGAACCAGCGAAAAATCTAAACCTTGATTTTAATCTATATTTGAATACATCAGACAATAAACTTTTATATTCTGATAAGGTGCAATCTGCTGTAAATCAAGACCAGTTAAGGGATGAGAGGAGGATCGGCGGCGAGGTGCTTGCAAACTATGAAATCTCGGATAAATTTACTATCTTAAGCGGAATAGCGGCGAGACATGAAAGGTTTGAATACAACCTTGACCTTGGCGCTGATGAAAGGCATTCAACGAGTAAGGCAATCTTTCTGCAGATTGAGGGTAAGATTGAAAAAGGCATTGTAACAATAGGGACGAGGTATGATGTTCATTCAATATACGGAGGACATACATCTCCAAGGCTTAGTTTTTTATATAATCCAATGGATGATGCAAGGCTTCGGTTTGCCTATGGTAATGCATACAGGCCGCCTGAATTTCTGGAAATGTATGGTTACAGGGGAAGCACACGGATAGGAAATGAAGATTTGACACCTGAAAAGGTAAACAGTTATGAGGCAGGGATTGGCTATACCTTCTCTAAATACATGGATGCAGATATTACCATGTTTTATAACGATATTGAGGATATAATTGTATTTAACTCAGGTACCTCCAAATATCAGAATAGTTCAGGCACAGGTTCTACCCGCGGCATTGAGGTTGAGCTTAAATCCCGCCCTGTCAAATCCATCCATCTTTTTGCAAATTACACATTTCAGGAAACACATAATGACTATACAGAAGATAGATTTGCCTATGCGCCGAAACACAAATTTAACCTTGGGCTTACAGGGGAATACGGCAGTTCTGTATTGACATTAACTGCCGGTTACAAAGGCAGCAGAAAGGACACATTTGGCAATGACCTTGAGGATTATATGGTAATAAACGGCAAGTATATATACAGCATAAAAAAGAATATAGACTTATCAATTATCGCCAGAAACATCTTTGACAAAAGATATGTGGTTGAAGGGCATGACCCGCAATATACAACAGGGATAAATGCAAGGGCTTATATATACGAGGGTGTTAGTGTGTGGCTTGGGTTGAGGTATCAATTTTGA
- the sucD gene encoding succinate--CoA ligase subunit alpha, giving the protein GKGGTNVDGIPVFDTVDEAVRKTKANASVIYVPAAFAADAIMKAVDAGIEIVVCITEGIPVLDMVKVKRFMDGSKSRLVGPNCPGVITPDECKIGIMPGHIHKKGKIGVVSKSGTLTYEAVDQLTRLGLGQSTCVGIGGDPVNGTNFIDILELFEKDKDTDAVIMIGEIGGTAEEEAAEFVQKNVRKPVVGYIAGVTAPKGKRMGHAGAIISGGKGTADEKFEAFAKAGIKITKSPAELGRTMKEALYSR; this is encoded by the coding sequence CCGGCAAAGGCGGCACGAATGTTGACGGCATTCCGGTTTTTGACACGGTTGATGAAGCTGTGAGAAAAACAAAGGCAAATGCATCGGTCATCTATGTGCCTGCGGCTTTTGCAGCAGATGCAATAATGAAGGCGGTTGACGCTGGCATAGAGATTGTTGTATGCATAACAGAAGGCATACCTGTTTTGGATATGGTAAAGGTTAAGAGGTTTATGGATGGAAGCAAGTCCAGACTTGTTGGCCCAAATTGCCCGGGTGTCATAACACCTGATGAATGCAAAATAGGAATAATGCCGGGGCATATCCACAAAAAAGGCAAAATCGGCGTTGTCTCAAAAAGCGGGACTTTGACATACGAGGCAGTTGACCAATTGACAAGGCTCGGACTTGGGCAGTCAACATGCGTGGGCATTGGCGGAGACCCTGTTAATGGCACTAATTTTATTGATATATTGGAACTCTTTGAAAAGGATAAAGACACAGACGCAGTGATTATGATAGGAGAAATCGGAGGAACAGCAGAGGAAGAGGCAGCAGAGTTTGTCCAGAAGAATGTTAGAAAGCCTGTTGTTGGCTATATCGCAGGTGTTACAGCGCCGAAGGGCAAGAGGATGGGTCATGCAGGCGCAATCATATCAGGCGGCAAAGGGACTGCAGATGAAAAATTTGAGGCTTTTGCCAAAGCAGGCATAAAGATTACAAAAAGTCCGGCGGAACTTGGGAGGACGATGAAAGAGGCATTATATTCACGCTGA
- a CDS encoding phosphoribosylaminoimidazolesuccinocarboxamide synthase yields MPENVILKTELSTLKLLKRGKVRDIYDLDAQLLIISTDRISAFDVILPNGIPEKGEILTAMSSYWFKIMEDIIPNHVIASNCRDFPEPLRQYCDVLKGRSMLVKKAKPLPVECIVRGYISGSGWNEYKEKGSVCGIKLPDGLLEGSELPEPLFTPSTKADEGHDENITFDEMKKLIEPKLADEMKAKSIAIYKRARDIARNKGIIIADTKFEFGIYDNKLLLIDEILTPDSSRFWPISDYKPGQMKDISLDKQFIRNYLISINWDKKPPAPALPAQVILNTTMRYKEALNRLIGSM; encoded by the coding sequence ATGCCAGAAAATGTTATCTTAAAAACAGAACTCTCAACCCTGAAACTTTTGAAAAGGGGCAAGGTCAGGGATATTTATGACCTTGATGCTCAACTCCTGATTATCTCTACAGACAGGATTTCTGCATTTGATGTTATCCTTCCAAATGGCATACCTGAAAAAGGGGAAATCCTGACTGCAATGTCTTCTTACTGGTTTAAGATTATGGAAGACATTATCCCAAACCATGTTATTGCATCAAATTGCAGGGACTTTCCAGAACCTTTAAGGCAATACTGCGATGTTTTAAAGGGCAGGAGCATGCTTGTTAAAAAGGCAAAGCCTCTGCCTGTTGAGTGCATTGTAAGGGGCTATATTTCTGGTTCAGGTTGGAATGAATATAAAGAAAAGGGAAGCGTCTGCGGGATTAAACTGCCAGATGGTTTGCTGGAAGGCAGCGAACTGCCGGAGCCGCTCTTTACGCCGTCCACAAAGGCAGATGAAGGGCATGATGAGAACATAACATTTGATGAGATGAAAAAACTTATTGAACCAAAACTTGCTGATGAGATGAAGGCGAAGAGTATTGCCATTTACAAAAGGGCAAGGGATATTGCAAGAAACAAAGGCATAATTATAGCGGATACAAAGTTTGAATTTGGCATTTATGACAATAAGTTGCTCCTCATAGATGAAATCCTCACCCCTGACTCATCCCGTTTTTGGCCAATATCCGATTATAAGCCCGGACAGATGAAGGACATAAGTCTTGATAAGCAGTTCATAAGAAATTATCTTATTTCTATAAACTGGGACAAGAAGCCTCCTGCGCCAGCCCTGCCTGCTCAAGTAATTTTGAATACCACTATGAGATACAAAGAGGCATTGAACAGGCTTATTGGCTCTATGTAG